The Salvelinus alpinus chromosome 25, SLU_Salpinus.1, whole genome shotgun sequence genomic sequence GGAGTTGGTCATAACACTCCCCGAGAATCCACAGAAGAACTGGTACCAGAACAGCAGGTTTAcatacatctacacacacaggaagagagtgggagggaggaagagaaaataAAGAgatagtgagtgtgtatgtgtctttatgtgtgtgtctgtgtgtgggtgagtgagtgagatatATTCTTACCACATTCTTGTAGAAGAAGTAGAGAATCATGTTTGCTAGGCGTGTGTAGCACCAGTGTCCATGGACCAACAGCAGCTTGCGGAGGTGTTTAAACCTGGAGATGGCAAAGTCACTGGACATCACAGCCTGCATGCCCTCCTGGCCAGATATCCCAATGCCAACATCTGCTACCTGGATCATACTGACATCATTGGCTCCATCACCTAGACAAAAAGGATGCCCCAGACTTAAGAAATTTACATTTGAAACACTAAGACAGGGCTTTTCCTACTTATAATGCCTTATAAATGTGTATAAATATGTATACAGTAGATCCTGTACTCATTTATTAAAGCGTTACCGACTCTTCCACTGACCTATGGCGAGGGTCATGACTCGGAGCTGGTCCTGTACCAGCCGTACCACCTGGCTCTTCTGCAGGGGGGTGGAGCGGCAGCAGATCACGGCCCTGCAGCACCGGCTCAGCTCCAGGAAGTCCCCTTTCAGGTCCTCCTGCAGGGCAAACTCCAGCGTGCGCCCGTCTACAACCAGGGTGAAGCCCGACGTGCCCTCAGCTGCCTCTCCGCACTCCATCTCCGTCCGCAGCTCCAACAACAAGGCCTTGCACGCCTCCTGAAGAGACACACACCAGGATAAGGAAGATACACAGCAGGATGACAGGAAAGTAATTTGAAAGAGTACAAATAATTCAGACTATCAGGATAACATTCACCTTGCTACCACAATTAGCTGTCAGCAGTTGGTCTGTGGACCTGAGTAGTTTGCAGGCACAGGCAATGTTTATGGCAGTCTCTTGTTTGTCCCCAGTGAGGACCCATACTTTGACCCCTGCTCTCTGTAGTGCCTCGATGGTCTCTGGGACCTCTTCCTGGAGTCTATCCACTATCCCTGTTGCCCCTGGAGACATAAACAGTAACACTACAATCAGCCATTGCAGTTGGTTGATGCTAGCCCCTAACCAAGTTGCTGCTTGTATTTACCTCCTTCAGGTTATAAACCAGTGTAGGAGCAGCACTTTTGACTATGAAAGTTACAGGCTGTACTTTTAATTGATTGGGACCCTATGACTAGTACTTAagcaatacatttaataaatcacCCTTATTCTCCTAATGGTGCAAATAAAACATGTCTGTGGAGTATGGTGTTTTACCCAGTAGAGTCAGGTTGGTCTCCAGTCTTTGTGCAGACTCCAGTAGaagctcctctctgttctctataCTGGTCTCCGCAAACGCATGACGCTTCAACCAAAGCtcatactcctcctcctccaaaacCTGTCAGCACAATAGAATAAACCCTACAAATAACACTGTTGGGCGATTTtcaaagccatagtcaatcaatcaacaacataatacttttagcaaaaatatttaactttatcttacaatctgtggatactatgCGAATAGAAACAGTTCAGAATctttgtaaaacatcacagcacagttgaaaaatatatggcacgtGGAAATCAAGCAAGGCTGGTCTATGGTGGGATGGACTTAGAGTAGCTGAGCGGTGGGATTAAAAACTCATGATCTATAAGAGTTATGAATGAAAATACTATATAATGTGTCCTGGATCTGTCTGAGTACTATGTATCCAAATgtaatatacatttaaaaaaatatatttctgttAAGTAATATTGTGTATAAAATCTCTATGTATGAAAAATGTGttaaaaatgtacagtaccagtcaaaagtttggacacaccgaatcattcaagggattttcttaattttttactattttctacattgtagaataatagtgaagacatcaaaaatattaaataacatatatggaatcacgtagtaaccaaaaaagtgttaaacaaatcaaaatagattttagattcttcaaagtatccaccccttgccttgatgacagctttgcacactcttggcattctctcaatcagcttaaTAAGgactgcttttccaacagtcttgaaggacttcccacatatgctgagcactgcttttccttcactctgcggtccaactcatcccaaaccatcttaattgggttgaggtcggttgattgtggaggccaggtcatctgatgcagcactccatcactctccttcttggtcaaatagcccttacacagcctgaaggtgtgttttgggtcattgtcctgttgaataacaaatggtagtcccactaagcgcaaatcagatggggtggtgtatcgctgcagaatattgtggtagccatgcagtttaagtgtgccttgaattctaaataaatccctgacagtgtcaccaggaaagcacccccacaccatcacatttcctcctccatgcttcacggtggtaaccacacatgcagagatcatccgttcacctactctgcgtctcacaaagacatggtggttggaaccaaatatctcaaatttagactcttcagaccaaaggacagatttccaccggtctcatgtccattgctcgtgtttcttggcccaagaaagtctcttcttcttattggtgtcctttagtagtggtttcttgcagcaattcgaccatgaaggcctgattcacgcagtctcctctgaacagttgatgttgagatgtgtctgttacttgaactctgtgaagcatttatttgggctgcaatccaaGGTGTAGTTAACTCTTAActctatcctctgcagcagaggtaactctgggtcttcctttcctgtggcagtcctcataagagccagtttcatcatagcacttgatggtttttgtgactacacttgaagaaacgttcaaagttcttgaagttttccggattgactgaccttcatgtcttgatgaaatggttcttgccataatatggacttggtcttttaccaaatagggctatcttctgtataccacccctaccttgtcacaacacaactgatatgctcaaacgcattaagaaggaaataaatcccacaaattaacaaggcacacctgttaattgaaattcattcccagttgactacctcatgaagccggttgagagaatgcctagagtgtgcaaatctgtcatcaaggcaaagggtggctattttgaagaatctcaaatctaaaatatattttgattaacacttttttggttaccacatgattccatatgtgttattttatagttttgatatcttcactattattatacaatgtagaaaatgaagagaaaccctggaatgagtaggtgtgtccaaatgtttgactggtgctgtatatgtAACAAAACATATGTAAcaaattttttttaattttattttatccTCTGAAGATGGGTCAATAAAAatctaataaaaaataaaacacctgTTTGCACAAGTCACCAGTCAACCACTGTGACATTTTTGGGTAATATATTCTTGGTTTGTTTGATAAGTTTGTGAAAATAATGTAATCTTCTGAGTACAATAAACTATTGTATTCTAAGCTGGTACAGAAACCAGAACCACTGTAGACGTCTGTACCCTTTTAGCGATGCAGAGGGTGCGAAGGCCTTCCCTGGCGTAGTTGTCTAGGTGTTTCTGGGTTTGTTCTCTGATGTGACCCTGCCTGCTCTCTGACTGCTCAGCACCTTTAGGTGACTCTGCCAGGTCCATGATGACTGAGTCGGCTCCCTTGGTGTAGACCACCACCTGCTTGGTGAGTGGGTGGCGGACCACCACAGACATCCTCTTGCGGGTGGAGTCAAATGGCAGGATGTGGAGCAGGCGCACGGCCAGGCTGCCCATCCCCGGCAGCTCCACCAGAAGGCGCTCCAGCGAGTGTCCCCGCAGGGTGCAGTGGTAGGCCCTTGCCGCGTGGACCAGAGCCGCCTCGTCTGGGCTCTCCGCCTCATAGATCAGTTCGTCTGCCCCAAATTCACCGGGAGGGTCTTGGGCTCCGTTAGAGTTCTCCAGCCCGCTCCAGGCCCCTGGGTTGAGTTGTACAATCTTGTCCTCTTCGCCTTTCCAAGAGCCATGttctccctcctcatccccttggTCCCCATCCTCTCCAGGGGGTCCAGCCAGCCCTGGTTTGATCATCAGGATGGAGGCCTCAAAGTTAGGCTCCCCGTCTGGATCTGTACCCCTCTTGGTGGGGATAGGGGAAGGGCTGGGGGTGAAGGAGGCTGGCTTGCCCCTGGCGAAGAGCCTGCTGGTGAAGCTGCGAGTACTCTCTGTAGTGTGTggaggagagagtgtggagaAGCGGGGGAGGCTGAAACGCTGGAACAGCATCTTGATGTCCTCCAGGGATTTAAGGGGGGTACGGGAGACCTCAGGCACCTGGACCTGGGAATGCAATTGACAAGATAATTTAAAAATGGAATTGGCACCAATCCTGTTCTAACATGTACATTTTTGTTATATTCAGTGTGTGCTTTCCCCCTTCGAGGACTACAAATGGACATTGTTTGGAGTTAAAACATTGCAAATATGTACCattctttttaaaattattaGAATGAGGCTATGTTACGTACCACATGGCGGGGTTGGTTGGGTGAGGACACCACCACCGTGTTGCAGATGGCCAGAGCCATGAAGAAGTCCACAATGTAGGTGAGCTCCATACTGGCGTCCGTCAAAAGGAAGAGCGGGGAGGTCAGACAGTTCAGCTTCTGCACCAGGAGAGGGTCCGGGACTACATCCTTCTCCTAGATGGAAGATAGGAATTAGACAACTCATACCATGCTGTCAGTTGTGTGTGATTCAACTAATCACCAAGTCTTTgattagctgaatcaggtgtCTTCGTGCTTGGCTAGAACAAAAAAACGTGCATCTTCGGGGGGTCTCATTGCGAATGACTAAAGAAACACTGGGTGTATGAGTCTCACCATAGGGCTGCTGAAGGCGCTATGTCGGGGCAGGGTGGGGCTGGgggtctcctccccctccccttcggAGTGGCCTGTCAGTGTGTGCAGGGACACGGAGCTGCGGTTGCAGCTGAGCGACTTGCAGCTCAGGGACTTGGCGCTGGCACGTGACTTGAGCGTGTGGGAGCGGCCCATCGCCTCGTCCTCCTCCTGCTTGTACACTTCAAGCCTCCGCGCTGCCAGAAAGATAGACACAGAGGGACGAAAGCAATTGTTAAATACATTGTACAAAATCCTTAGTTTCAGGGTATCAAACATTCACAATACCATCTCTCATTAGTGCCCCTGGTAGTGGTGTAGCAAAATTAAATTAGACTTCTCACCATTTTCCTCGTGGGGGTACTCCACCCCAGCAATGGTGCAACGCCGGAACACCATCTTGTTCTCCGTCAGTGTGCCAGTCTTGTCTGAGAACACATACTGGATCTGACCCAGGTCCTCTGTGATGTTCAGGGCTCGACACTGGATCCTGGAGTCCAGGTACTCATTGTAGAAGTCCATGTCGTTCTGGATGAAGAAGATTTGACCCAGTTTGACAATCTCGATGGACacgtacagggagacagggatgagCACCTGCCGAGGAGAGAATGGAATATAATTTAGAGCCAGGAAGTTTTCACATTGACTCACAATGTTATGACATTTAGTGTGCTACCTACCTGTAGTACTATGATCATGGTCCAGAACAGGTAGAAGCCAGCCAGGGCAGGAGATGTGGTGTCAGGGATCAGAAAGGAAGCTTCTTCCAGGTTCCTGAGCCAGAGACCATGGCCTGAGGGGCACAAAGAATTATATAGATGTGGTCAAAAGACTTGTTTACAGAAACTATATAGCTAGGGTAAAACAGCAAAGACCAATAACTGTGTGGTAGGACACGATGAGCATTGTGTTCATATAGATTTGGTTAGCAACCAAATACAGCTGTACAGACACGTGTTCATATAGATGTGAAAAATTATACTGATCAGTACGGACCTATAGCTGCGGTCAGACACATGATGACCAGCAGGACAACGCTCCACAGTATGTCCATGTTCATCCTGCGCTCCAGTTTACTGCGTTTATACCGCGGCCCACTGTTGTTCTTCATGGCTTTGGTCTCGTGACCTGTGTTCAAGATCACACAACACAAGCATGGCTGTATACATGTATATGTGGTTTTATGGTAGACCTGGGTCAAAATACCCTGTGTTAGTGGCTGTCGAATAAACATGAAGAGGTGATAGTACCCTTACAACAGAGAAATTTGTTACAATGAAATTGCATAGGCACTGAAATGCAGCGCATAAGATGTCAGAGGTTGATTCTCCACTGTATCACAATAGCCAATGCAGGAAGATGAGATGAATGCATGGAATGCGTGCATAGAAAGCCCTTGCTGGtaccagagctggtgtaactgtatACTTGCATGGATTTTGTAGTAATAATAATGTAAGCATAAACCTTATCTTACTGAGCAGAGACAGGTTAGCCTGCAGTGGTCAGCCCTCCCTGATGTGTCTAATGGGGACAAGGCATAAAAGGAGCTGGAGGCAGGCTACACTCCTAGCAGCCAACACTGATATAGACTATGGGGGCAGGACAATGTGGTAGTTCTCTAAACCTCTTAAATGTAAAGCCCCCATATTTGGGGACCCTATTTGATTTGCTTCATTCAATTCAGTCTGATATGAGAACGATAGCCCCTATCTGCAAAAGTAGAGTGTCTGCGGAAAGCTGAGTATCTTGGCTATTGATCTGTGCCTTAAAATCTTTGGTGTGACTTACTACCATATATGGGCAGGCCGAGCCGATTACCTCATTTCAATATGCCTGCTACCTACATTCCGGTTAGCTTTGTGAagcataaacaaaataaacattgattCACACCGAAAGCCAGGACTCCACAGATCATGTGGATATCTTATTTGTCTGCCTGTGACCTACCGTTAATGATCACCAACCCAGAGAgacaaacattttattttacacAACATTTTCATCAAACATCTTACAAGGTAAACTTAAACTTGTGTTTGAGCTATAGCTACATGGGGGGTATGAAATTAATCCCTAGGTTGGTAGGAACAGATCTAGCCTATTACCAATGTTATCTGATGATGCATGACTTAATGGCAACATCGAATGTCCACTGAGTGACTACCTTTGCGCATGACATGTGTCCTGGTTACGCGCAGTGTGCATCTATTACACAGGGGATTCATCGACAGTCTTGTAGCCAATGAGATATGCTTTCCAAGGCTATGCAGTTGACCTGGGTGGGACAAAGCAAGGCCTAGAACATTTTATGCGCAATGCGAACTGTTGCTACCTGCCTCAGAGACGAGCACgctacattacattatattgcAGCACCGAGCACGCTACATTATATTGTAAACAGATTTTCATTGGTTTAAATTTGATCACTTTAGCATAAAAGATGTCTCAAAAGTAAATAGGTAAAAACTAAGAATATACAGGAAACTAAAAAGAAGGAAGCTATAAATACGTATACCGACATAGAAGCTTTGAATAAAATACTGGAGCCGGACTCGGATCAGGGGAGCGATTTGCTCGTCTCGGCCGACGAAGATTTCTTTCTAGAAGGATTGGATCCACTTTTGACTATGTATTTCGTATTTATACATTGTCTGATTTTTGTGCTTTGGATGTAGTTTACAAATAATTTCAATGCTATATAATTCCAAAGTAGTCTGTTCCATATTAGTTCACTGTTTGCTGTTCTAAATTTCATCGTTGTAATAGTTTGAGGGGCCACTaaggcggcagcgtagcctagtggttagagcgttggactagtaaccgaaaggttgtaagatcaaatccctgagctgacaaggtaaaaatctgtcattctgccccataaccccaagaactcaactacaaaagctttcctgcaacccgccttacaaaaaaaagtattatttacctcaaatctgaaaatccacagtggaagctagccagaGGCTAGCCAGaggctagccagaagctaactaGAAGCTAGCCAGTAGCTGATCTGAAGCTGCC encodes the following:
- the atp10d gene encoding phospholipid-transporting ATPase VD gives rise to the protein MEQIHWVRHRWQQLVAAESGRGRYSAPDAVLTKSSPKLHNAQRLTGKRRTVIARHGPHQHEYDSISKGCQGNGIRTTKYSLLSFIPMNLFQQFHRVANLYFLFLVMLNWVPVVEAFQKEITMIPLVVVLIVIAIKDALEDYRRYRFDQKVNNNVATVYSGKQQTYVDQRWQDVRVGDFVRLSCNEIIPADMLLLYSSDLHGVCYIETANLDGETNLKQRQVVRDLPQGSELTPENFHSRIECENPNNDLSRFRGYMEHPSNARVGLHNDNLLLRSCTIRNTETIIGIVVYAGHETKAMKNNSGPRYKRSKLERRMNMDILWSVVLLVIMCLTAAIGHGLWLRNLEEASFLIPDTTSPALAGFYLFWTMIIVLQVLIPVSLYVSIEIVKLGQIFFIQNDMDFYNEYLDSRIQCRALNITEDLGQIQYVFSDKTGTLTENKMVFRRCTIAGVEYPHEENARRLEVYKQEEDEAMGRSHTLKSRASAKSLSCKSLSCNRSSVSLHTLTGHSEGEGEETPSPTLPRHSAFSSPMEKDVVPDPLLVQKLNCLTSPLFLLTDASMELTYIVDFFMALAICNTVVVSSPNQPRHVVQVPEVSRTPLKSLEDIKMLFQRFSLPRFSTLSPPHTTESTRSFTSRLFARGKPASFTPSPSPIPTKRGTDPDGEPNFEASILMIKPGLAGPPGEDGDQGDEEGEHGSWKGEEDKIVQLNPGAWSGLENSNGAQDPPGEFGADELIYEAESPDEAALVHAARAYHCTLRGHSLERLLVELPGMGSLAVRLLHILPFDSTRKRMSVVVRHPLTKQVVVYTKGADSVIMDLAESPKGAEQSESRQGHIREQTQKHLDNYAREGLRTLCIAKRVLEEEEYELWLKRHAFAETSIENREELLLESAQRLETNLTLLGATGIVDRLQEEVPETIEALQRAGVKVWVLTGDKQETAINIACACKLLRSTDQLLTANCGSKEACKALLLELRTEMECGEAAEGTSGFTLVVDGRTLEFALQEDLKGDFLELSRCCRAVICCRSTPLQKSQVVRLVQDQLRVMTLAIGDGANDVSMIQVADVGIGISGQEGMQAVMSSDFAISRFKHLRKLLLVHGHWCYTRLANMILYFFYKNVMYVNLLFWYQFFCGFSGSVMTNSWVLIFFNLLFTSVPPLLYGILDKDVSADTLIKLPELYKSGQNSKAYLTSTFWLTMLDAIYQSLVCFFVPYFAYAGSDADMLSFGSPINASSLLIILLHQVIESRTLTWLHVLVLVGSALFYFSFTLVFSVVCVTCSPPNNPLGVDKLQMSQPLFYGVCALTTMLALLPRFLFQALHNSICPSDTVKAALMDQLNPDDYCRRMQRWNQTQSKTRGLVINVEDSDIKVPDPDFRLPSELKEGSAATGSLLS